The Sinomicrobium kalidii genome contains a region encoding:
- the topA gene encoding type I DNA topoisomerase — MAKNLVIVESPAKAKTIEKFLGKDYKVASSYGHISDLPSRELGVDVDKDFKPKYIVSKDKKDVVKNLKDLALKADMVWLASDEDREGEAIAWHLAEQLKLDRSKVKRIVFNAITKNAILKAIENPRGIDYNLVNAQQARRVLDRLVGYELSPILWKKIKSGLSAGRVQSVAVRLIVEREREINNFTPEVSFRVVAEFRTEEGKAFKAKLPKAFATKEEARKFLENNIGADFRVANLETKPAKKTPAPPFTTSTLQQEASRKLYFSVSKTMNMAQRLYEAGLITYMRTDSVNLSPEAVAAAKTEIEKEFGTKYSKSRNFSQKAKGAQEAHEAIRPTDISRHSVPVERDQARLYDLIWKRTIASQMSDAQLERTVVKIAANTHKEQFTANGEVLKFDGFLKVYIEGTDEEDEEQAGLLPALSVGDTVFNKYMTATQRFSRAPYRYTEASLVKKLEELGIGRPSTYAPTISTIQNRGYIEKGSIEGTERKYLQFTLMKAQVEEKTLSEITGSDKGKLVPTDIGMIVNDFLVNHFENILDYNFTARVEQNFDDIASGQEDWTLMMKAFYKDFHPQVKDVEENADRETGERILGTDPETGRQVSVRLGRFGPMVQIGVADEEEKPKFASLLPEQTIDSISLKEALELFELPRALGEYEGKAVEVNVGRYGPYVRYNNAFISLGKGEDVFDVTLERAVELIKAKQKADAPIATYKGKEVTKGKGRFGPFIKWDGMFINVNKKYDFDNLSDSDIETLIEDKLKKEAEKLVQEWAEEGIRIEKARWGRHNIIKGKTKVELPKEVDAAKLSLEEVKDILDKKTPKKKKAKKSRK, encoded by the coding sequence ATGGCAAAGAATTTAGTGATTGTAGAATCGCCTGCCAAGGCAAAGACAATAGAGAAATTCCTCGGAAAGGACTACAAGGTGGCATCCAGTTACGGGCATATTTCCGATCTGCCTTCCAGGGAGCTGGGGGTGGATGTGGACAAGGATTTCAAGCCGAAATACATTGTTTCCAAAGACAAGAAGGATGTTGTAAAAAACCTGAAAGACCTTGCTCTGAAAGCCGATATGGTGTGGCTGGCCAGTGATGAAGACCGGGAAGGGGAAGCTATTGCCTGGCACCTGGCCGAACAGTTGAAACTCGACCGTTCCAAGGTGAAGCGTATTGTGTTTAATGCCATCACCAAGAATGCCATTTTAAAAGCCATAGAGAACCCCAGGGGGATAGATTACAACCTGGTGAATGCTCAGCAGGCCAGGCGTGTCCTGGACCGTTTGGTGGGGTATGAACTTTCGCCCATTCTCTGGAAAAAGATCAAAAGCGGCCTTTCTGCAGGAAGGGTGCAGTCCGTTGCCGTTAGACTTATTGTGGAGCGCGAGCGTGAAATAAACAATTTCACCCCGGAAGTCTCCTTCCGTGTGGTTGCAGAGTTCAGGACAGAAGAAGGGAAGGCCTTTAAGGCCAAGCTGCCCAAAGCATTTGCCACGAAAGAGGAAGCCAGGAAATTCCTGGAAAACAATATAGGAGCGGACTTCAGGGTGGCCAACCTGGAAACCAAACCCGCAAAGAAAACCCCGGCACCTCCTTTTACCACTTCTACCTTGCAGCAAGAGGCTTCCAGGAAGTTGTATTTCTCTGTGAGCAAAACCATGAACATGGCACAGCGGCTCTACGAGGCCGGGCTCATTACATATATGAGGACAGACAGCGTTAACCTCTCGCCGGAAGCCGTAGCGGCGGCAAAAACGGAGATAGAAAAGGAATTCGGAACCAAATACAGCAAATCCAGGAATTTTTCACAGAAAGCCAAAGGGGCGCAGGAAGCACACGAAGCCATCCGGCCCACAGATATTTCAAGGCATTCCGTACCCGTGGAAAGAGACCAGGCCCGGCTTTACGACCTGATATGGAAGCGTACGATCGCTTCGCAGATGAGCGATGCCCAGCTTGAACGGACTGTAGTGAAGATCGCGGCAAATACGCATAAAGAACAGTTTACGGCCAATGGGGAAGTGCTGAAATTTGACGGTTTTCTGAAAGTATATATAGAAGGAACAGACGAAGAAGATGAAGAACAGGCAGGGCTGCTGCCCGCACTTTCCGTAGGGGATACGGTGTTTAATAAGTATATGACAGCCACCCAGCGATTTTCAAGGGCGCCTTACCGGTATACGGAAGCTTCGCTGGTGAAAAAACTGGAAGAACTGGGTATCGGCCGGCCGTCTACCTATGCACCTACAATATCCACCATTCAGAACCGGGGCTATATCGAAAAGGGCAGCATAGAAGGAACGGAACGGAAATACCTCCAGTTCACCCTCATGAAAGCACAGGTGGAGGAGAAGACCCTTTCGGAGATCACAGGTTCGGACAAAGGAAAACTTGTTCCTACGGATATCGGGATGATCGTCAATGATTTCCTGGTGAACCACTTCGAGAACATCCTGGACTATAATTTTACCGCCAGGGTGGAACAGAATTTTGATGATATAGCTTCGGGACAGGAAGACTGGACCCTGATGATGAAGGCTTTTTACAAGGATTTCCATCCGCAGGTAAAAGATGTAGAGGAAAATGCCGACCGTGAGACCGGGGAGCGTATCCTGGGGACCGATCCTGAAACAGGAAGGCAGGTGAGTGTGCGTCTCGGCCGTTTTGGCCCTATGGTGCAGATAGGTGTGGCAGACGAAGAAGAGAAACCGAAATTTGCCAGTCTGCTGCCCGAACAGACCATAGACAGTATATCGCTGAAAGAGGCCCTGGAATTATTTGAACTGCCGCGCGCCCTGGGTGAATACGAAGGGAAAGCGGTAGAGGTCAATGTAGGCAGGTATGGTCCTTATGTACGCTATAACAATGCCTTTATATCTCTCGGAAAAGGGGAAGATGTGTTTGACGTAACCCTGGAACGGGCTGTAGAACTCATCAAGGCCAAGCAAAAAGCGGATGCTCCCATTGCTACCTATAAAGGAAAAGAAGTGACCAAGGGTAAAGGACGTTTCGGTCCCTTTATCAAATGGGACGGGATGTTTATCAATGTGAACAAGAAATATGACTTCGATAACCTTTCGGATTCGGATATCGAAACATTGATAGAAGACAAGCTGAAAAAGGAAGCGGAGAAACTGGTGCAGGAATGGGCAGAAGAGGGGATCAGGATAGAAAAGGCCCGCTGGGGAAGGCACAATATCATTAAGGGAAAGACCAAGGTAGAGCTGCCGAAAGAAGTGGATGCTGCAAAACTGAGCCTGGAAGAGGTAAAGGATATCCTGGACAAGAAAACGCCCAAAAAGAAAAAAGCCAAAAAAAGCAGGAAATAA
- the miaB gene encoding tRNA (N6-isopentenyl adenosine(37)-C2)-methylthiotransferase MiaB, translated as MEKIIDEKKQGESLVLDAQKSPEQAIGNEKDGRKLYIESYGCQMNFSDSEIVASILAGEGFNTTQQVEEADLVLINTCSIREKAEQTVRKRLEKFNAVKRINPQMKVGVLGCMAERLKSKFLEEEKIVDMVVGPDAYKDLPNLVQEINEGRNAVNVILSKEETYGDVAPVRLNSNGVTAFVSITRGCDNMCTFCVVPFTRGRERSRDPQSIIKEVNELWEKGYKEITLLGQNVDSYLWYGGGLKKDFESATEIQKATAVNFAGLLAMVAEARPGMRIRFSTSNPQDMTLDVIETMARYPNICKYIHLPVQSGSNRILKAMNRLHTREEYFELIDNIRKIIPDCAISHDMIAGFPTETEEDHRDTLSLMEYVKYDFGFMFAYSERPGTMAARKMEDDVPEDVKKRRLTEIINLQQKHGLYRTQQHLGKTEEVLVEGTSKKSNAHWMGRNTQNTVVVFPKEHYKVGDFVNVKITDCTPATLIGEATGSSAHA; from the coding sequence ATGGAAAAAATAATTGACGAAAAGAAACAGGGAGAAAGTCTGGTCCTGGACGCGCAAAAAAGTCCGGAACAAGCAATAGGGAATGAAAAGGACGGCCGGAAACTGTATATTGAAAGTTACGGATGCCAAATGAATTTTTCCGATAGTGAAATCGTGGCTTCCATTCTGGCCGGTGAAGGGTTCAATACCACCCAACAGGTGGAGGAAGCCGACCTCGTATTGATAAATACCTGCTCTATACGGGAAAAAGCCGAACAGACCGTGCGCAAAAGACTGGAAAAGTTTAACGCGGTGAAAAGGATAAACCCGCAAATGAAAGTCGGTGTGCTCGGATGCATGGCAGAGCGGCTCAAGAGCAAATTCCTGGAAGAGGAAAAGATCGTGGACATGGTTGTCGGCCCCGATGCCTATAAAGACCTGCCCAATCTCGTACAGGAGATCAATGAAGGGCGCAATGCCGTTAATGTTATTTTATCCAAGGAAGAAACCTACGGGGACGTCGCTCCCGTACGCCTCAACAGCAACGGGGTCACTGCTTTTGTTTCCATTACCAGGGGGTGCGACAATATGTGCACTTTTTGTGTAGTCCCTTTTACGAGGGGGCGGGAACGAAGCCGCGATCCGCAATCCATTATCAAGGAAGTAAACGAGTTGTGGGAAAAAGGATATAAAGAAATTACCCTGCTCGGACAGAATGTGGACAGTTACCTTTGGTACGGAGGCGGACTCAAAAAGGATTTTGAGAGTGCTACCGAGATACAAAAGGCTACTGCGGTCAACTTTGCAGGGCTGCTGGCCATGGTTGCCGAGGCCCGGCCCGGAATGCGGATACGCTTTTCCACTTCCAACCCGCAGGACATGACCCTGGATGTCATAGAAACCATGGCCAGGTACCCGAACATATGCAAATACATCCACCTTCCCGTACAAAGCGGGAGCAACAGGATACTCAAGGCCATGAACCGCCTGCACACCCGCGAAGAGTATTTTGAACTCATAGACAACATCCGGAAGATCATTCCCGACTGTGCCATTTCCCACGACATGATCGCGGGATTCCCTACGGAAACAGAGGAAGACCACAGGGATACCCTGTCGCTCATGGAATATGTGAAGTACGATTTCGGTTTCATGTTTGCCTATTCCGAGCGCCCGGGCACCATGGCCGCCAGGAAAATGGAAGATGACGTACCGGAGGATGTCAAGAAAAGAAGGCTTACGGAGATCATCAACCTGCAGCAAAAACACGGATTGTACAGGACGCAGCAACACCTTGGCAAAACAGAAGAAGTGCTTGTCGAAGGGACTTCCAAAAAAAGTAACGCCCACTGGATGGGACGCAACACCCAAAATACCGTAGTGGTCTTTCCGAAAGAACATTACAAGGTGGGAGATTTTGTAAATGTCAAAATAACCGATTGTACTCCCGCTACCCTTATCGGGGAAGCGACAGGTTCTTCTGCCCATGCCTGA
- a CDS encoding sigma-54 interaction domain-containing protein has product MENIQAIKQRFGIIGNDVKLNRALEKAIQVAPTDISVLVTGESGVGKESFPKIIHSLSHRKHGKFIAVNCGAIPEGTIDSELFGHEKGSFTGATQTRSGYFEEADGGTIFLDEVGELPLTTQVRLLRVLENGEFIKVGASKVLKTNVRIVAATNVNMFEAIEREKFREDLYYRLSTVEIHLPPLRERKDDIHLLFRKFASDFAQKYKMPAIRLEDNAVQLLLKYRWAGNVRQLRNVAEQISVLEQDRSISAETLTGYLPGAGKNLPAVISEKKSRGDFSSEREILYKILFDMKSDLNDLKKLTLELMQSGSSQKVREENQNLIQKIYGKSGNESEYDAPAKSSETRADSYRDIEDYEESDALEVLPVPQQSMAGEKSEDKYHFAEEIEEEETLSLQDKELELIKKALERNHGKRKAAAAELGISERTLYRKIKQYDL; this is encoded by the coding sequence ATGGAAAACATACAAGCCATAAAGCAGCGATTCGGCATCATAGGTAACGACGTGAAACTGAACCGTGCCCTGGAAAAAGCCATACAGGTAGCACCCACCGACATTTCCGTACTGGTTACCGGCGAGAGCGGGGTCGGGAAAGAAAGCTTCCCCAAGATCATTCATTCGCTGTCGCACCGGAAACACGGTAAGTTTATCGCGGTTAACTGTGGCGCCATACCGGAAGGCACTATAGACAGCGAACTTTTCGGGCACGAAAAAGGTTCGTTCACCGGGGCTACACAGACCAGGAGCGGCTATTTCGAAGAAGCAGACGGCGGTACCATTTTCCTTGACGAAGTGGGAGAACTCCCGCTCACCACACAGGTGCGGCTGCTCCGGGTCCTGGAAAACGGAGAATTTATAAAGGTGGGGGCTTCCAAAGTACTGAAAACCAATGTACGTATCGTAGCGGCTACCAATGTAAACATGTTTGAGGCTATTGAAAGGGAAAAATTCAGGGAAGACCTCTATTACCGTTTGAGCACCGTGGAGATACATCTTCCCCCTTTGAGGGAAAGAAAAGATGATATTCACCTGCTGTTCCGGAAATTCGCTTCCGATTTTGCCCAGAAATACAAGATGCCGGCCATACGCCTGGAAGATAATGCCGTCCAGCTCCTGCTAAAATATCGCTGGGCGGGGAATGTTCGTCAGTTGCGCAATGTTGCCGAACAGATCTCCGTATTGGAGCAGGACAGGAGCATTTCTGCAGAAACCCTTACGGGCTACCTGCCCGGAGCCGGAAAAAACCTTCCCGCCGTTATCAGTGAAAAGAAATCAAGGGGCGATTTCAGCAGTGAACGTGAAATCCTTTACAAGATATTGTTCGACATGAAGAGCGATCTCAACGACCTTAAAAAACTCACACTGGAACTCATGCAATCCGGCAGCAGCCAGAAAGTACGGGAAGAAAACCAGAACCTCATTCAAAAAATATACGGAAAGTCCGGAAACGAAAGCGAGTATGACGCACCGGCCAAAAGTTCCGAGACAAGGGCAGACAGTTACCGGGATATTGAAGATTACGAAGAAAGCGATGCCCTGGAAGTATTGCCCGTCCCCCAGCAATCCATGGCAGGGGAAAAGAGTGAAGACAAGTATCACTTTGCAGAAGAGATCGAGGAAGAAGAAACCCTTTCCCTCCAGGACAAGGAACTGGAACTCATAAAAAAGGCCCTGGAACGCAACCACGGAAAGCGAAAGGCCGCCGCCGCCGAACTCGGCATTTCCGAAAGGACCCTGTACCGGAAAATAAAACAATACGATCTTTAA
- a CDS encoding LptE family protein, protein MKIVKLTHIRYVLVFLALITVQSCGVYNFTGGDVGSAQTFQVNSFRNEAPLIEPGLDRDFTLALQDLVMNQTSLDLVPSNGDLVYEGEITEYRVAPMTATAEQTAAQNRLTIGVRVRFTNHTKEEDDFERTFSFFYDFGANEQLSTVKSAAHQEIFERITQDIFNASLANW, encoded by the coding sequence ATGAAAATAGTAAAGCTAACACATATCAGATACGTCCTTGTTTTCCTGGCGTTGATCACCGTACAAAGTTGTGGAGTATACAATTTCACCGGAGGCGATGTGGGAAGTGCACAGACCTTCCAGGTCAATTCCTTCCGCAACGAAGCCCCGTTGATAGAACCCGGACTGGACAGGGATTTCACCCTCGCCCTTCAGGACCTTGTTATGAACCAGACCAGCCTGGACCTCGTGCCTTCCAACGGAGACCTCGTATATGAGGGAGAGATCACGGAATATCGTGTTGCTCCCATGACGGCTACCGCAGAGCAGACCGCGGCCCAGAACAGGCTTACCATAGGTGTCCGGGTACGGTTTACCAATCACACCAAGGAAGAAGACGATTTTGAACGGACGTTCTCCTTCTTCTACGATTTTGGTGCCAACGAACAGTTAAGTACCGTAAAAAGCGCGGCACACCAGGAGATCTTTGAAAGGATCACCCAGGATATATTTAATGCCTCGCTGGCCAATTGGTAA
- the secG gene encoding preprotein translocase subunit SecG has protein sequence MSTFSIFLVLIIIVAFLLILVIMVQNPKGGGLSSSFGGGGGQVVGGVKKTGDFLDKSTWTLATILIALILLSNLTLKNNSASAEDSKLLDEQRTERETTAPQQTDTPASPVDTTGAEQ, from the coding sequence ATGAGTACGTTTTCTATCTTTTTAGTGCTGATTATCATCGTGGCATTCTTACTGATTCTGGTCATCATGGTACAGAATCCGAAGGGCGGCGGACTTTCTTCGTCCTTTGGTGGAGGCGGCGGCCAGGTAGTAGGCGGTGTAAAAAAGACCGGAGATTTCCTTGACAAAAGTACCTGGACCCTGGCTACCATTCTTATCGCCCTCATATTACTGTCCAACCTCACACTGAAGAACAACAGTGCTTCTGCCGAAGATTCCAAACTGCTGGACGAACAGCGGACAGAAAGGGAAACCACGGCACCGCAGCAAACAGACACCCCGGCTTCCCCTGTGGACACCACCGGAGCAGAACAGTAA
- a CDS encoding co-chaperone GroES: MAKVNIKPLADRVLIEPVAAETTTASGIIIPDSAKEKPQKGVVVAVGPGTKDEPLTVKVGDTVLYGKYSGTELKLEGTDYLMMRESDILAVL, translated from the coding sequence ATGGCTAAAGTAAACATTAAACCGCTTGCCGACAGGGTTCTGATAGAACCTGTGGCTGCAGAAACAACAACTGCGTCCGGAATTATCATCCCCGATTCTGCCAAGGAAAAACCCCAGAAAGGTGTTGTTGTTGCAGTTGGTCCCGGCACCAAGGACGAACCGTTAACTGTAAAAGTTGGTGATACTGTGCTTTACGGAAAATATTCGGGTACGGAACTCAAACTTGAAGGGACGGATTACCTGATGATGCGCGAAAGTGATATCCTGGCTGTCCTGTAG